Below is a window of bacterium DNA.
GAACCTGAACGTTTACCAGCGCCCCCTCGGAAACATGGTGCTTGAGACACTGGGGTTCGGGTCGCTACTGGTTACGTTCCGTAACTGCCCCAATAACTGTCCGTTGGCTTTCTGGGTTGGTGATCCTTGGTATCCACTCTTTCCCAGGAGTACAAACAGCGATGCCTTCATGAAGCGGTTGCTCGAATCGTTCCGCCCCAAAATGGCCGGGAAGGAAAAGACCTGATGGCAGATCAAAGACAAATCCGAACCTATCAAGCTGCGGACAGCGTGGTCTTCAAGAAGACCAACGAACGGTTCGGTGGCCTGTCCAATATGGCCCCTGGCTTTCCGCTGGTTGTGAATGGCGTTCAAATCCACACGTCCGAGGCTCTCTACCAGGCTTGCCGCTTTCCCTATATGCCAGATGTGCAACGCCTTATCATTGGTGAGCGAAGCCCAATGACCGCGAAGATGCGGAGTAAGCCGTATCGGAAGAATTCGCGGTCCGACTGGAATCAGGCCCGCGTCAGCATCATGCGGTGGTGCCTTCGCGTGAAGCTTGCTCAAAACTGGCAGAAGTTCTCGGACCTGCTCATGGCGACCGCGGAGCGACCAATAGTCGAAGAATCAGGGAAGGACGAGTTCTGGGGGGCAAAGCCGCTAGAGAATGGCACATTGGTCGGGCAAAATGTGCTTGGGCGTTTGCTTATGGAGCTACGCGAAGAGTTGCGCGGTACATGCAGGGATATGTTAAGGCGTGTTTCTCCTCCAGATATCCCCAATCTCCTGTTATGCGGAGAGCCAATCCGTGGTCTGCAAGGGCGCGACCATGCAGTGGTGATGGAAGGCGACCAGTTTGTCAAGCCGATCGAGTGTGTATCTAAGAAAGAACCTGACAAGGACCTCTGGGGAGGCAGAATGATACCGAAAGAATGCAAGCGCCTTGCGGAGGTCGACTTCCCCATAGCCGTGGTCTCGAAGCACGCGGCGCGGGAGAAGTCCATCCGCCACGGGCATCCCTCCACGCTCCACCTCTGGTGGGCGCGGAGGCCGCTGGCGGCCTGCCGGGCGATGCTCTTGGGGTTGCTCCTGCCTGATCCTTGTGATCCTTACTGTCCGGGAGATTTCAAGAAAGAAGCTCGGCGGATCCTGTTGGATATGAATGGCCATCCCCGGGGATGGGAACGGGACATCCAGAGTGATGAGGGCCTGCGGAAAATTCTCCTGAAGTTCATTGGGGATTTCTCTGACTGGGATAACTCTGCAAATCCGGTTTACCTTGATGTCGGCCGGGGGCTGGTCAAGGCCGCCCATCCTGAGGAAACCCCGCTGGTCGTTGACCCCTTCGCCGGCGGCGGCTCGATTCCATTGGAGGCGTTGCGGCTCGGTTGCGAGGCCTTTGCCAGCGATCTCAATCCCGTCGCTTGTCTGATCCTCAAGGTGATGCTGGAGGATATTCCCCGCCATGGTTCGGAACTGGCCGAGGAACTCCGGCATGTCGGCGCCGAGATAAAAAAAGAAGCCGAGAAGGAATTGGCGGAGTTCTATCCCAAGGATCCGGGTGGTGCAACGCCCATAGCCTATCTGTGGGCGCGGACGGTGAATTGCGAGTCGCCCAACTGCGGTGCGGAGATTCCGCTGATGCGCTCTTTCTGGCTGTGCAAGAAGGCCAATCGCAGGCGGGCGCTTCGACATAAGGTCCTACGGATGGAAGGGGACTTGCCGCGTGTGGAATTCGAAATCTTTGAACCGGAAAGTGAAAAGGAGATTCCCGGCGGTACCGTCTCCCGCGCCCGGGCGACGTGTTTGTGC
It encodes the following:
- a CDS encoding DUF1156 domain-containing protein; translation: MIPKECKRLAEVDFPIAVVSKHAAREKSIRHGHPSTLHLWWARRPLAACRAMLLGLLLPDPCDPYCPGDFKKEARRILLDMNGHPRGWERDIQSDEGLRKILLKFIGDFSDWDNSANPVYLDVGRGLVKAAHPEETPLVVDPFAGGGSIPLEALRLGCEAFASDLNPVACLILKVMLEDIPRHGSELAEELRHVGAEIKKEAEKELAEFYPKDPGGATPIAYLWARTVNCESPNCGAEIPLMRSFWLCKKANRRRALRHKVLRMEGDLPRVEFEIFEPESEKEIPGGTVSRARATCLCCGAVLSPERVRAQLSEQRGGADTVFDGNGKRIGGARLLAVVTLRPGETGRHYRLPTSSDYQAVWKAQKRLQEILDAWVREGRKGLCPVPDEPLPPIGTLGFRVQRYGMLKWGDLFTTRQKLSLATIGRCAHRENVSDSIV